The region CTTATGGGGAAATGGCGAGAGTATACTCAAGCTGGTTCGATCGATCCTCATATTTCTAGTTATCCTCGCATTAGTCGATACATTCAAGTTCCGAGATCCAGGACTCGTCCGCAGCTATTGGCGAGCTTTGGTTGAGGCACCGCAAACTTTCTTGGGCACACGTGTGCCCCCAAACTTTTCTCATTCCGCATTGACACTAATCTTGTCGGTTCGGCTGATCATGTTTGGTGCGCTCACTTCATTAATCATTAAGCGATATGGGCGGCGATAGTATTATGCACATTTATGCCTTTGGGTCGGTTTGTCGAGGAGAGGTTACCCCGGACTCCGATATTGATCTGCTCGCATTGGTAGATGGGCATGATTCTCGATTTTCTGAACGTAGTTATTCGATTTATTCATATAAGAAGATGCGAAAGATGTGGGAAGAAGGTAGTCCTTTCGCTTGGCACCTTTTTCTGGAATCTAGACTTTTATTTGCGGAGGATGGAACAGATTTTCTTGAGGAACTTGGGCAGCCAATGCGATATCGGAAATATGTGGCTGACTGTATCAAGTTTAAAGATGTATTTAACTCTGCTCGGAATTCATTAGAAACGGGCCGAGAGAGCAGCATATTTGATCTGTCAGCGGTTTTTTTGAGTCTTAGAAATATCTCTACCTGTTATTCATTGGGTGTACTGAACGCGCCAATGTTTTCGCGTCATGCAGCCTTGTCCCTAACAGATCCTTTATCTCTTCCGCTAAGTTCGACGTCATATGCCGTTCTTGAACGAGCGCGTATTCTGTGCACAAGGGGAGCGGGCGCACCCGTCGATGATCAAGAAGCTGAAGCAGTCATGGACGAGTTTGATCGAATTGATTCGTGGATGACATCTATTGTGGAGAGTGCGAGAGAACATGAGCGAATTCATCAATCGGGTGGAAGCCCAGCGAAGATTAGTTAAGATTGTCAATCGAAAGCCTCAAAAGGAACCTCTTTTTTCGCTTTCCGGTTCCTCAATAACTAGATGGAGGTCCGCTAACGGTATCGATCCATCTTCACCTGTTGTGACATTACTCAAGAAGGCATGTGATCGCGTGTTTGTGATGGCAAATCACAGCGACGCTCCGATTGCTGAGGAGTATCAGCTTACGTTCGAAGAATTGCAATGCATCGGGGACGAGTTGGAAAAAGTTGTAGCGGCAAATACTTGATTGTAGGGGGGTGCTCTCTGGCGGGTGGCAGTCAGATAATCTTGACACACTAATGCCGGGTGCCCCATCTTCGTCGCGAAGCGACTAAGGTGGGTCATTCGAGCGAAGCTCGAACCCCTCCGGGAGCAGCCACTACTCCATCACCAGCCCGTGACTCACAAGAATGCTCTGTCCCGTCAGGGCAAGGGTCTTCTGGCCGGCGAGAAACACCGCGGTATCTGCAATCTCGTCGGTCGTTGTGAATTCCTTGTCCACGGTGTCGCGAAGCATCACCTTCTCCACCACGTCCTTCTCGCTTATGTTCAGAACCTTCGCCTGCTCCGGAATCTGCTTCTCGACCAGCGGAGTCCGCACATATCCCGGACAGATCACATTGGCTCGCACGCCATAGGGTGCGCCCTCCTTGGCCACCGCGCGGCACAGCCCCACAATTCCATGCTTCGCCGTCACGTAGGGAGCCTTAAGCACCGAAGCCACCTTCGAGTGAAACGATCCCATGTAGAGAATCGAGCCGCCCTCCCCGGAGGTGTACATATGGCGCAGACAGGCCCGCGTCGTCAGAAAGGCGCCGTCCAGATGCACTGCCAGCATCTTCTTCCACTCGCTGAACGCAAGTTCGTGGACCGGAGCAATATGTTGCACCCCCGCATTGCTGTAAAGAATGTGGACCGCCCCAAACTCGCGAAGCACTCTAGCGACTCCGCTCTCGACGGACTCCTCATCCGTCACATCCATCGCAAGCCCAATCACCTCTCCGCCTGTCGCTTCGCGGATCTCCCCAGCCGCATCCTCCGACCGCTTTTGATCCAGATCGGCGATCACCACCCTCGCACCCTCCGTCGCAAACCGGCGGACGACGGCGTAACCGATTCCTGAGGCTGCACCGGTAACAATCGCTACTTTTCCTTCAAGCTGCATCTGCCCTCCGCGTCAGCTGCTCCCTCTTCATCGGGACAAATCATACATGCCGGGTGCCCCATCTTCGTCGCGACGCGGCTAAGGTGGGTCATTCGAGCGGAAGCTCGCACCCTCACGAATATTCCCG is a window of Edaphobacter sp. 12200R-103 DNA encoding:
- a CDS encoding nucleotidyltransferase domain-containing protein, producing the protein MGGDSIMHIYAFGSVCRGEVTPDSDIDLLALVDGHDSRFSERSYSIYSYKKMRKMWEEGSPFAWHLFLESRLLFAEDGTDFLEELGQPMRYRKYVADCIKFKDVFNSARNSLETGRESSIFDLSAVFLSLRNISTCYSLGVLNAPMFSRHAALSLTDPLSLPLSSTSYAVLERARILCTRGAGAPVDDQEAEAVMDEFDRIDSWMTSIVESAREHERIHQSGGSPAKIS
- a CDS encoding 3-hydroxybutyrate dehydrogenase, with product MQLEGKVAIVTGAASGIGYAVVRRFATEGARVVIADLDQKRSEDAAGEIREATGGEVIGLAMDVTDEESVESGVARVLREFGAVHILYSNAGVQHIAPVHELAFSEWKKMLAVHLDGAFLTTRACLRHMYTSGEGGSILYMGSFHSKVASVLKAPYVTAKHGIVGLCRAVAKEGAPYGVRANVICPGYVRTPLVEKQIPEQAKVLNISEKDVVEKVMLRDTVDKEFTTTDEIADTAVFLAGQKTLALTGQSILVSHGLVME